From the genome of Nicotiana sylvestris chromosome 1, ASM39365v2, whole genome shotgun sequence:
cccgatcccataaatatcctcacagatcaggccatcggcctcactcagtcataaatcagtaacaacattctgcgacatgcagcccgatcccataaatatcctcatagatcaggccctcagcctcactcagtcatcaatctcccagtctctcgggctctcaaaaatcatataaatagCCCAAACAGAGGTAATttcatgtatcaacaatgaacatCAAGAGAcagaggcataataagcaagaaaagctatgactgagtacaaaacaacAATTAACAGCTAATTCAGTAAGCACACGACCTCACAGGTCTTAACAGTGATCacctaaggcctaaacatgatttctaacatgaagtacagtcaatttctatgaaaacagagggaacatgtattaaacagtaggcTAATTAATTCCACAGTCttgcgggacggaccaagtcacaatccttacggtgcacgcccacacgcctgtcacctagcatgtgtttCACCTCTAAAATAGTCATACGGCATAATGTCCGGGGTTACATACCCTCAAGACCAGATTTATAACCATTACGTACCTCAATCCGAGCCAAATCCTACTCCACAGtgtctttgcctctcaaatcagcCTCCAAACGTCCTgaatctagccataattaactaGATTCATTCAATACATATTATAGGAATTAATCCCATATAAAACTACTAATTtccaacaaaaatccaaaattaacCCAAAAATCGCCTGTGGGACCAACGTCTCAGAACTCGACAAAAATCACATAATAGAAGCCCCATCCAACCATGAGTACAgccatacaaattttaccaaaatccgacatcaactcgaccgccaaatctcaaatcaaattttgggaaaaatctcGATCCCAATCTCCCAAATCATGAAATAAGTGCTACAAAATAAGGTTAGATTCATGAATAAGGGACCAAATCAAGTTAAGATCACTTACCGCAGTCCAATTTGTGAAGTTTGCCTTTGAAAATCGCCCAAACCGAGCTCCCCAACtatgtttttgtcaaaaatggcCAAAGACCCCCTTTTTATTGAGTTTTTACGATTCGGGCGCCATAGGTGGTGCTAGGTACTGCCTGTGGTGCTGATTCTAGTATCCAAGCAGATCCCGGCGCTAGGGATAGCGCCTGGCTCTACCCTAGGTGCTGGCGATGGAAAATTATTTTTCCCGCATACGAAAATGTGCATAACTCACTCATACAATGTCCGAATTTGACGATTATTTTTGCTATGGCTTCGAAATtttgatacggatctaatgcttcaatcaaaactgAATTTGGATCTTATTTTCTTAATGTGATACTACTTATTCTTGAAGAACGACATCGAAACATTCTTGAAATGCCCAAGTTAAACCCAATAACCATCAAACTCCaatcgaggccctcgggacctcaaccaaatatattaacaagtcctaaaacatcatgcCGACTTACTCGGAGTTTAAAATCATGCCAAGCAACGTCGAAAATACAATTCACACCTCGATTCAGACTTATGagtttcaaacttttccttttaCAAAGCGCGTGCCGAAATGTATCAAAtgaatccggaatgacttcaaattttgcacacaagtcatttTTGACATAATGGAGTTGTTCAAATTTTCATAATCGGATTCCGATCCCGATATAAAaaaatcaactctcggtcaaactttccaaaaatcatcTATTTCCCAAGTTTCGCCAAAATGTGCCGAATtatcctacggacttccaaatccgaatccaaatatGCGCATACCGGGCCCGTTTACATATAATCGTTTATATTGGAATCATCGAAATTCGAATCCGAGAtcgtttacatataagtcaatatccggtcagcttttccaacttaagctttcaactaagagactaaatgtctcaattCATTTCAAAACCACACCGGGCCCGAACCAATTTCCCCGACGAATCATTTAACGATTGTAAAGCATGGATTTAGTAGTAAATGGGGAAATGGGGTTGTACTATtcaaaacgaccggctgggttGTTACATTTAAGAAAACAAATTTGATTTgttaagttgcaaattagttgtgtacaactttattggcatgtgattgaaattaaggcttgagaatgaatctcaatattgtttagcctattatgccattgattgagggtaagacatTGGGACAAAGccctgatgctccataatgataagagttagGTTTGAATCCtaatttattatggcctaacatgtCTTTATATTGataagacattgggtttgagactcaatgtaccatattgatgatataatgatgactaaagaaaaataatatatttttcatgaaaaggcatgaagattgtcccacttgattagcttcattcttgaagtgaatgtggtagcagtgcataataagtctaaatgaaGACAAGTGATTGAACAatgtgtgagcatgtgattttcgccctatatgagaatcactcccaaaaattcacaataaaacaattttcctttgtgtacaatgtttgtatttttgtggtattttgtataattatttgtatttttgtctgtgcctgtttatttgtttaaattaataaaaatataaaatatgtcgcattttcatttagtatttatttaagtttgttttacaaaaatgagaaaattagaaaaaaataatgtgcgttgcatttttagcatttaacgtctaaattgtgcgattttatcgttaattactatttaaatgtgcgataatagttatttggaattaattagtattttttataagttaatttagtttataagttaatttataattttagttttaattaattaggaagtacaagaaaagagagcaagaatataaaagaaaatcggaattaggcctcttcttcaattttgaaccacatgcccaaatatacccaaccttcctttacgacccggtccattccaaactgggtcgacccagtccataaccccaaagacccaacacccctatttccctatctttcatttaaaaaacaaaaccctaaaaaatgttCACTGTTGAAAACTCCCATCCGCCCCCTCtcttaccttcttcttcttcaaacctCCAAATCctctcccatggctgcccttcccctCGCCCAACTACCACCCCCTCCAGCCCTTTCCCCCACGTCAAACCTCCATCACCTCGCGACCAAACAACCACCTGGAGCAGCCACCTGCTgccgctgcttcatcttcttcgcttCATCATCAAGCTCGAGCTCCATGTTCACCGCCTCGCTAGCTCCTTCGGCTATGCTGCTGCTACGTTCTTCATCCttgctgccatggctgcgtcaaGCTCCCTGCTGCGcgtctccttcttcttctccgaCACTGCGGCTGCTACGTTCTTCATCCTCGCTGCCATGGTTGCGTCGAGCTCGTCGAGCAGCTGCTCCGCTACTGCTGCTCCGTCACTGCTGCTGCCTGATGTTTCTTCTTCTCCAGTTTCGCGCGGCCATGGCTgctttgttgctgctgcttcagTTCTCGTCGATCGCCGTTGCCTCATATTCCAACTCCTCTACTGCAGTTCAATTCCAGATTCCCTCGTTAGTTTATGGTCCAACGGAGACTACACGTTTGTTGGGGTTGGAGTTGAGAACGATGTGGAGAAGTTGGTTGAAGATCACGAGCTTACCGTGAGAAATATGGCGGATTTGAGAGTTTTGGCAGCTGATGCATATGAGATGAGTAATTTGAAAACTGCTGGGTTGAAGGAGCTATGCAATGTTGTTCTTGGAAGAGAGATTGAGAAGCCTAGACATATTACTATGGGTAGGTGGGACAGTGAGTGGTTGAGTTTGGATCAAATTAAATATGCTTGTGTTGATGCTTTTGTTTCTTTTGAGATTGCAAAGCATTTGAATATTGCTGCTGCTCCGTCCAGTCTGTAGCACGCGACTGTGACCTTCAGTTGCTTCTTATTCGGGTCGTCTTCGAtgtcgagttattttggtgcgataattgtttccaggcagatttgttttcgttcgagctcgtcgttgttcatttccggttagttgatttaagtttcatttctgtccgtattttattttgatattcttagatctgaaatcagatatgtttgatattaatttcatgtttatcgttttttatttttcagtttgtctcatttttcttgtttttttaggaagaaattgttagtttaattttaattttattagatgcaaattgaaatttaattaattagttttttcagtttgttcatgtgtttttatttattaaaagaaattgttagtttaattttaatagtgttagattcaagttgaaattcaataattattttcttcttcggtttgtttttattcgtttaaaagaatttagttgtaatatagaaatatgtcagTATAATCGCTTGAATCAtccatgtttgttgtttaatatagatttaattcatgttcattttttgtttgaagttcgtttttaatctaGTGATTTAatgagagtttatgttttggtttttcattttttgatttagtttgaatcatgtatttttgttgtaattttgttggatttaatttgaagatcaattgattgtttgagtttagtgatttgaatctgttcatttatttttgtttaagttttaatttgaatttgagctcatgatttgaatgtacttgtttgttattgttgttgaatctgaaagtagatttgttgtttaaagattgttcaatcaaagtaattccagttgtttctttgttgttcatcatttagtttgagtttgttcataaaatttgattaggaattggttatagctactatattttggttagaattgattaggtgaattggttatagctgatgggggtagattggtaaattgcagtattttcagggttaaaatggtaatttcagtaaggttagaggggtatttttggaattaaaattctgaacaattatttattttagtgctctgtccattaagattaaaaaatattttttaataatattaaaatagtacatggtgggggacaagacataatagtGGGGAATtatgcaattgtttaatataggcatggagaacaagatataatgggagaagtataatgtatttgtttaataaagTGGGAGACAAAACATTAtatagtgggattaaaagggggatgagtggaagataatggattttaattttttaaaaaatgctgaaagatggtAATAAATAGGGAGGACTTGGACAGATTTGAAAAAGAGGAGATAGATAAAAAGAgagagctgaatattgaagagagagaaaaattccgaaaaatataaaaacttcaaaaaatacaaataaaaacattttggaaattaaaagagagagtagtatacacctgatatacaatttaaatattctgatatacggattcagaaatcaAGGGTTGAacaattaattagtctttcaaatctgaaaagattcccttggcttctgtccgttgattgttgtcggtgtttctggatttttatcttgatttcaaaatctgtcactggtttctcgttgctggttactggttgctgggtgttgctgttgctgtatgctactgaatttctgctgatctcccttttcttttgcttccaatatcaggtacacgactgtaatactagctattgcaagttaataatgtggaagcatgaatacatatgaagaatggaattttgaagtgttaatttcgctttttctttgttccttttatagattgtatttaggctatttcatgtattactgaataataattggaataagagaaaataacataagttagtctttaatgaataggtttggcaaaatgggttaattcactagttatgaaggttttaagattatcaacagtaggttaatcgtgaaacaagtagctaaatttggctaaggcatgaatttaaactaaatttcgtgaattaggcattaaggcatgattttaGTTCGAACAAGATTAGAAGAacatttaagtttaataaactttctaataagctttagtaattatggttaaatctagtttcaaatagttgtgaataattaatctcaatagtttttttataacaatgcgagttttaatttagctatatttgattcttttgaatattagttgtcgaatttttattttatttctaatttcgaatttttttaagtgaaattccttttcatcaatatttgtattaatctagcaattagtacgccatgctttattaaaataaaaaacaaaaaaaactcgtaattaattaggattttctttctttattttagagactaattttaatagaaaaatgtagtcgctttaagatttgtccatttaaaataagtgagatgagcctcgcctagtaaaatgtatagattgcggggccctcacaaaatgtatgtattaattatttagaacatcggAGTTGTCCGTCTAGTGCAATTTTACGacctttcccaaaacaacaatacgctagtcgctctaggcgcgtctttaacaaattattttcttaaatatgggtgtgcatttatgtaacccaaatccaaatctcaacggagtcaaaaggTGTCATaaccacaggtgcattgattgtgacatggtttgaaatacgttttcacaatgttgcaattctccgtaaaataataacaataaataaaaataataaaagcggctaaaggataaaatttgcacataagtttataatatgtattatatcagataatcaagccgaatataacagttgagcgaccgtgctagaaccacggaactcgggaatgcctaacaccttctcccgggttaacagaattccttatccggatttctggttcgcggactgtaatacagagtcattcttttcctcgattcaggattaaaattggtgacttgggacaccctaaatctcccaagtggcgactctgaaataaataaacaaatccctttttgattgtcctttaattggaaaaaattcccttccgcgcccctctgtgggcggcgcgggcgaaaaagtaggtgtgacagctctggcgactctgctggggaacgaacccagaatctctggttcagggttcagaattcgagcttagataaattgttgtatttgattgtatctgattttcctacatgtttcatgctgaatgtgctaaatgttaccgctttgatattatctgaattgtatataaactgtgccgacacctttctctcttcacctccggggatgtgcttactggttgagactccctattttgttagtgtcatactTTGAAGAAAGagagaggccggacaagttactaagccggatggccctttggttaccggaaagttgccccctcctcgattcgagttgtccgctcgggtacacagtctagaacaccgactcaggttttgaacatagaataacatgactttatgacggatccctagtaggaacgattatttcatcatgttgcatttgacttaggggactcaacacaggggttgggtccgtctaggactagcaacctgaaatgaaaagatcattctgctgcatcctgtttgctttatacgtttatttgcttcagacttgcatgctgaccggcttcgaaaaatcaggaatattggaaaattgtgaaaaaagagcgaagtaacagtgtagagaattaattgcctattttagaaagaaaaaaaaaacaatacccaaatactatcaaaattcttttatttcactcaaaaaaaaaaagagagtcttttattttaagtttgGAAGAATAGGTTTCATTTTggtgaaatgaaaaagaaaaaaaaatcctcactttgtcttgttttcaaaataaaaagaaaagaaaagaaaaatagtttgtcttgccatgaaaaatgaaaatgaaaatgaaaaagagtcttctttttaaaatggtttttttatttgtttatgaaaatgccaaaaatgaaataaaaagagtcgtgcgttgaacgtgattttattatttgttgcaatatatatatatatatatatatatatatatatatatataaaaaatattttttttctttctttatttcctttctagaaaagttttttttagacccccaattttcaaaataaaaaatccaaaatattttccattattgatttctttagaaagtctttttaattttttccttttttttaaaaataataataaaaataaaataaaaaataaaaatattttctcttaatTGCTTCCAAAAagtccgaaaatattttcattattctttcaaaattgaaaagaaaattcaaaattcaaaaatatttttagaaccatTTCTTTCATTGAAGGTAAAATTcgaaatattttctttcttctttagaagtttttctttcgaaattcaaaaaaaaaaaaaaaattaaatcttttctctttagaaatccttctttgcaaaaatgctccctttATTCTTTATAAGTCCTtccttcaaaaaaataaaaaaaaattagtttatttactttattcatgatcacccgaactacgccggtttgattctcacagggtgtgagatacgtaggcaaccctcatcgggtccaacttcccattttgcaaaaacgaccagaaaagaaaaaatgacaaaATGTTGCCACTTTTATAaaagagtcgggtgatgccgttttttgcaaaaatagccgaatgttcctatgcgggacgtcggaaggctgacattgcataaatGGCCATCTTTGTCatcatttttgatttttgaccggttgactctcgcagccttaaaatcttcgttcccgaagtgctaaaaggccgcatttgaaaaccgagtccatcgttttgaaaaaaaaatcttggaaaagaacatagatagttttattttgaatctaataaaagtttttcgttggcataatcaccttaataaatgtgcaggatgagcacaatacaaaacaaactcttttcaataatgaccaagatcccttttgagttgcgattatggtggaatgacctaggcaaggaagggcaagacaaagtaaagaagtatctgaaagatctcccggatttactagacatccaGCCTCGAGGTGATGTTATCAGATCATTGAtcacttgctgggattcagcacacaatgtatttcatttctcggactttgagctcaccccaacattggaagaaatagctggatacATCGGACGTGAtaaagctccgttaaggttcaagtacttgattgcacccaGGGCCGTCACTGTACACCGGTttttggatttcctaaaaatacccgaacatttcaccatccagattttgcaaaaggtttctgcagtcttcgcctcatatatgctagatacggccacgtgggcggattcaataagccagacttcaaactatgcagtagagataACCGACAGAAGTGGAATGAAcacaggctggtagcttttatgatagcttttttgggtcttatagtgttcccaagaaaagatggaaacattgatttgaaagtagttggggtcgtcaggaccttgctcacccaagataaaagcactctagcgcctatgattatggctgacatcttccgggctctcactgcttgccgagccgggggcgactttttcgagggatgtaacctattgttgcaaatgtggatgaccgatcatttatgccaccgctcccagctcttgggttacggttcgcccgagaagacttgtattggagaattttacacaagaatcaaaagggttagtctacccgagggagtcacaACTTGGACATCAttcttccgaactctcactgctagccaaatccagtggacgctcggatggttgcttgttgaggaaatcatatacatgccggcaaccaggccccactttttgttgatgggacttaaaagcatccaaccctatgcaccgtattgGGTTTttaggcaacttgggaggtatcaagtagtgccgaaagatgaagacttgagtacccaagtggttgaaatcagtcctgacggtcggttccccgaagaagaagttcgccagatctggagtgagtgtcaacatttgacggcaaatacttgtgtgttgGATAGGGCTAAAGGAGAAGTTTCCCAgaggtatcacgcttggttcagaggtgacatgTCCTGCGGAAGACCaactaaaagacctcatctcaaagatttcgctgAGTCATCCTAGGAgaaatggaactggttagcaaaggaaaagggttatcgggcagagatcggtgagttgaagcaacaggttgaaagtctgaaattcgataacagtATGCAAGTTGCTGCGGATCGAGGCGAAAAGaataaattggcccaagaaaatgaagaacttagggcccaaatctagaaattgagaatggctcctaataaacaaccaaggagtcgatcagatgagcagttgataaaagggctgaaaaatgaagtcagggaatggcgggatggtTTAGAAAAGTCTGAGaacgtcatggcagagctcaaagcacagtggggtacaagagtagataagtgtcgccgatacttgaatcaattgaaacgcgaccacgagaaaactgttgccaacatgaagagaaaggtggctacacttgagggtaaagcagttaagcaggctgaggatttccaaattgaaagCGGACACTGTtacaacttgttggcccaaatggaggtagaagtgcgacaactgaagaatcagcatatgcaggattctcaggcgttaaaaacatgcagtgatcagataaaacgcctgcttatagaaaagaagcaagcaagggacaggattagagccattgcccgCACCATTTTTAGAAGATGTCGCgcttgtgaagacatgacccatgctacttttgtctcagcagtgcTAATCTATGTGAAACggaccatgaatgaattagagtaACTCAAAAGGGACTTGGaacctaggcccgcggcgaggccgaacgatgccccgcgggcacccatatTTGAAGCTTTAGAGTATGCGTAGTTCATGTCtgtatttctttatatttttttagcCTATGGTTTGTCTGTCCATTGTCTTTTCGCATCAAAGTATTTCCGTAGTATTGGAATTTGTATCTGACCTTAGTTTGcgtttgttattttctttctgcaaaaaggattttagtttgtaatagtttgttttaagtaatgaaaaattgaaaatctttCTGCATGAACTATGCTTGGTCtaattcgtgcggggtcacgatacgtaggcaatctctataggattcgaccgtaattaaaaaaggaaaaagagagagaagaagaaaagagaggtccctgaaacactcgaaagaggcacaaataaaataagcTGGAATGATGCacgcggtcagagcaaaagcatgttagaaatggttaactgcctaagaacattgcatccccaacgtgcaattacaatatctgttaagactctaacactaacaagtttgttgtttttccaatcaatatcagttagtttgttaaagcgtactggcaccgtaccattatcaaacaagatcaaaagggcccataccagaaagcatgactggtttAGACAACaatgttgagtcggaaaagacggcaaatcagatgctgaaggaagccatggaaaaaatggaaaagatgaggctggaaatgaatgaaatgcagatagccttagctagagcccaaaaggggcatgaactacctgttactcctactctccaaccaggacacacgtcagaatacccctctcccggtccttcatcgagtttcccaagccatcactactatcagggaagagaggcctatgatccccaagctccaccacccagtcaaaaccctcctccaccaaatgttctcGTCTTTATGGTGCCagccccagccccattgcacagatcgtcTAGcaagccattgtttcaggctcacaatacacaatattacccccactttgaggtcccggcggagattgaaaagccagctaagagcccagagcaggatgaggtgatgcggaaatttaaaagcctggagcagtccttcaggaacatgcacgggttaggcaaccaggtcagcatggcttacaaagatctatgccctttccctgacgtccaattaccagcagggttcaagatgcccaaatttgatttatacgaagggcatggagatcctatggcacatcta
Proteins encoded in this window:
- the LOC138876889 gene encoding 3'-5' exonuclease-like; the protein is MAASSSLLRVSFFFSDTAAATFFILAAMVASSSSSSCSATAAPSLLLPDVSSSPVSRGHGCFVAAASVLVDRRCLIFQLLYCSSIPDSLVSLWSNGDYTFVGVGVENDVEKLVEDHELTVRNMADLRVLAADAYEMSNLKTAGLKELCNVVLGREIEKPRHITMGRWDSEWLSLDQIKYACVDAFVSFEIAKHLNIAAAPSSL